The window AACTTTTGTGAGTTTGAAAATATGTTGTATCATTTATTGATTTGTGTGAAGAATGGAAATGCTTGGCAATCCAATGTCTAACTTTAGGACTGCCTACAGGCCAGGACTGTCATGTAAATAGCGTCATTTTCTGGTCTTGGCCCTGGAAGACAGGAATTGTACATTTATGTGGTTTGTCATACCGAAACGGGGCAGCAAATGGGTTACACAAACTCTAGCACAGAATAAACTTGGACTTGGACCTGCAATAAACCACAGTGTTCTGCTGCAGactcaactgctcccattcatgTGAAGTATTCTGAAGACTTTCCCTTGAATGTGAAATTCCAAAATCATAaaccataataaaaacaatagataATTCTTTATACCATAGAATCTTGGGAATGGGTCGTTGATGTGTAAGTAAAATCTTCATTTTCGTTGTGTTTAGtaagtacaaatacattttatgttcttGTTTCTCTATTCTCTCAGTAAACAGTGATCTTACAGTCACCTGTGGTCCATCCAGCATTCTACTGTCCATCATTGCTTGTCCCATTCAGTACGCCATGTTTGACCCTTCAGCTTTGGCTCTTAATGGGAAACACACTGGAAATTATTGTATGGGAATTCTTGATGATAAGGTTGAACCTCCAGTTGTAAATTTTGAATTCCCAATTAATGATACTACACAAAATTCATGTGGAAATTTTATAACGGTAAGCATTATAATAGTTTTATACAATATGCCGGTATTTGTcataaaacagatattaaaaaaatataatttaccagtAAAATTCTTGCCTAAGTAACAGGATGCCTGTTTCTACACTTGGCAGGCCTTCTCTCAGTCTctttatattagttatattagtTTTCCTATGGTATTGTAAGTCCTAACAGCTGTCACCTCCTGTATCACACataggaggtgggggggggggggtattgggggtaagtagtgagggtctagaagacagaagaagatgggtagggaagtttgaaaagaaGGGCAAGCTGAATAGCAAGTGGAAGACTATTCTAGAgcggaggaagtcattagcaggagGAGTGAACAGAGAAGCTAGAGTTGTATTtttcagatcagaaaggtaagtgggacaagaactatggagtaatttgaaggcaaagcaggtacctaaggtgaaatggaagccaatgactagaactacaaagagatgcagtggaagaggagcagtgggaaggatggatgagtctggctgcagcattcataatagattgtagaggagagagtcaggttagtggaataccagagaggaggatgttacagtagtccagacgagagatgataagagcatgtacaaggagtttggtggtctcagtggacaggtaggggtggattttggagatgttgcgtaggtgaaagtgacaggacctggaaatgttttgattaataggggtgaaggagagggcaaaatagaaggtgacaccaagacaacgtacctgaggggagggatgaataacaatACCTAATGATAAGACATTCTTCTTGACACACCTAcacatttatagaaatatatttatttatgtatctcCTTTCATTTAAATGATAATGACAGTTCAGTGATATGTAATTTTTACTAGAAATAGCCCCCTTTCAGACTGCAGGATTAGCTGCTCCTGAACAACCCAGTATGTGCTCAGGAGCAGTTTTTGGAGCCATTCACAGTGTTTGACAAACACTTTGTTGTGTGGTTTAATGTGTTGGTGGTGTGGTCCTTTCtttagagaagaaaaagcaactgCACAGCTAGATGCAACACATTGCTTCCAGAATTCGTAATGCAATGCAGCACAAAGTGGTCTCTAACCGCTCCCATACAATAGAATAGAAGTGGTAGGGAGTGTGATTGAGCATGCGGTACAAAGTTGCAGTTTACTGCAAGTCTACGCCTGTGGGTAAAAACACACTTCtctgagcagttttttttatgagGGGACAGTGATTCAGACAGGTCAGTTTTGGTTTTGGCCTTTTTCTATGGTTTCCTTTGAGGTACTGTAAGGTTAAAACCAGGGTAgtttatgtttccttttattgttttcatttacatgtaTGCTCAGATGATATaagtatgtattttaaaacagaagttatttattgattgatttatgGTTTGTTTGGTCATACTGGTATATCTGATCTCTAGCTAAGATCTATGGccattttaaaaattcacataaaCGTTTTAGCAAATGTGCAATgtgcatgtatttatgtatgcacTATAGCTGACTCAAAAAATGATCACTTAatagaaatattgttttacagATTGAGAGCAGTAGTGGAACTGGAGACTTTCAGCAATTCTCAAATGTACAGACAGTGGTCATCTCAGGATATGTGGACACTCCGGTGTTAACAGATACAGGCCTCATTTCTTACAGTACTAACTTAAACTACAGTTACTCCTGTTACTATCCGCTGCAGTACTTATTAAACAACATTGAGCTGCTAACGTAAGTACcacatatgcaaaatatatatttttaagccaccaaaaaaatgtcaaatataaatggataagatttttaaatgtatttcatattatgAGTCCCAACAGTGTCAACATATCAAACTATGAATACCTCTGCCCCCTACTTATCTTTACTTTGACAGCTTGCCTTCACTTTCCTGAGCATATTTAAACTGTGCTtgatatacattaaaacatatatatataaatatatatatttatttcaaatatttgttatacatatatatgtaagtgtatttatgtagggtaaaaattctgttatttttttttttttttaggtgaaacacctttttttaaaaaaaaagtgtgcagcaccgcccccctaatTCACGGCCGCCTAGGCGgataagaatgaatgggagtgcaaagtctcccgggatacctacgtcaggcatcccgggaggctcttgggggctccttctacgcatgcccgtgCATCTCGGACATGcgaagaaggagcctttttgctccaAGAGagatgtgcagtgagatcgtcaaattttttttcaccctttttgtttttgtttgtgtttagagtatacttcctctttaagcttgTCAACAAGTTGCACTGTAACTGTAGACAAGAAAAAGGAACAATGGAGACATTTGTTATGCTTTAATCCAATGTTCTTAATGCCAAAATGCCATGTATGATTATTCCATTTTTGCTAAGTACCTATACAATTACAGAAACTCGTAAACTGCTAGAACCAGGCATCCTACATGAATTTAGCTATAGTACAGATATAGTTTAGGAACAAGAATAAGACTACCTTAGCAGGGTTATATAGGCAGAGTTTTATTAGTTATATTACCAAAGTTAATTACTgcaatattgataataataacataaatttaCTTACAGGTCCTCAGCAAATGTTGCTGTGAACACAAATAATGGTAGCTTCATCAGTACCTTAAGTATGCAACTATATGCTGTAAGTATTCTTAatagcattttaattaaaatccaTCACTATGCATATTGCTTCTATTTGTAATTGCATATTATATGTACAAGAAGCTCCTCATCTGCCCCCTGGGTTCCTCCTGTTATGTGCACTGAAGAATCAATGTAAGGTTTCAAAATTCCTATTCCGGGATTGTTTGACCAGTGTCCAAATTGAAGCAAGAATAACCAGTGAGAGTAGAGCTTACCATTTGGATATGAATTGTTACTGGCAGAAGACTGTGGTGTTTTCTTGATTCTATATCTTAATCAACGTAATTGTTGCCTCTTAAAATATACCTGTCATGATAGAAACATGGGGCTGCCATTTCTGGGATATCTGTCTGGTTGTgtctagtttttatattttttaaatcagtaatCTTGATCAAACATGTACCaaaataaagccagaaaaatgtcagaATTTCTTATTTCTACATCTGTAGGAGGTCAGTTAGTGTCTCAGAGCCTGAAATTATCAGCAGAACAACTGCCAGGCAACTAATATTTTCAGAACAATCAGAAATGGCAAGCTTACAGAATCCACTGATTAAAGGTTCTTTTCCAGGATaacactgtaaatgtaaaaataccattGATTCATCATACAAATCTACATTTCTTTAATAACTATTGATTTTGGCAGGATGAAAATAGTACCACACCACTTCAATTTAATGGAACTGCCCTTCCACTGAAAAAGAATGTATATGTTGAAGTTGCAGCCATGAATTTAACTGCAAAGTAAGGTCTTGTTTCACTACTTGccctaaatgtattattaatgtaGAATATAATGGCCCTATAGTATACATAAACATTCTAAGATCAGTGTTAGACCTTATGCCAGGAAAAAGATCTTGTCGCTGCATTTAATCCACTTTGGATAAAGAGATGCTGCATACTTACTAGCCTGTTGTATAGCAGATCCTCAGCTACACCGAGCTCACCTATGGCTCACTTGGTATGTCACCTACAGCATTACCCACAGAATGAGTTTAGTTTACTTGGACCCTATAATGATATGTGTGATATAGTACAATAGTAATAGTTATACAGTATTACAAAGCCTGAAAAAGCAtgaaaatcagatttttattgtgcttttcttTTATCTAGCTTTAATGTTCTCCTGGATGAGTGTTTTGCAACCCCATCACCACTGTCTACAACTGTTGATAAATTTAGTCTATTGACCGGGTAAGTTTCATTCAGTGGCTTTTTTCTAAAGGGCGACTGTAAAGATGTATGTTTACGATAAGCAGGCTCCTTTATTACAGTTTCAACTATTTGGCAGCATTGGCTAGTTTACTGAAATGACACCCAACGGGTTTCTCTTGCCTGTGTGCTGAACTAGCTGTTACCTTCATGGAAATGGGGTGTGGGTCCATTCAAGGCCCTAAACAAAGCACATGTTGATAGTGACTCATTTACACCATTGATTAGCAATCTTGGGGCAAGTGGCaacatcaacatttttctcatattgtgCATAACAGTGCTATCCATTGTGATGCCAAAGGACTTCAGACCATGCCTGGTCCACAATTCACAAAGTATATATCAAGAGAAGTCATAAAACTTTGCTAGCTCACCATAGATTTATTAGGAATGCAATTTCTACAGGGGTAACAACTAAAACCTTTATAGCATATTTTGTGGATCAAGGTAGTAGTGGTTATTATCTTCAATTGGACATATTCTGTAGTGTTAAAGGGGTTTTACACCTCGCACAATTATGCAATTAGAACAAATTGATCTTTCAGACCTTATATTCCATTATGTTCTTGAACAATCAACACCTGTCTTAACACATTGGGGTTGACTTGTTAaatacttagcttagtaaataaagtgaTGATTTGGCCACTTAaaccatccagtcatgtgcagTAAAGGTAATTGAGCTACTCTTGTGGCTATAAAATCTGGTTTAGGTTCCTGACATTTATGAGAACCAGGAAAGCAGGTtggataagtttaaaaaaatgtttaccattaCATACCAAATTCATTTGAATGTAACTATCAATGTCCAGGTATACCATGGCCtgaataaaaacagtttttttttataagcctaTAGTGAATATAGtaagtaataacaaaaacaaagctaaaaagtGAAGaggataaaaatatatctgtttgaTTACCACACTTTACCATAATAAATTCAGTTTGAAAATCTTGTTTTTGTCTCTTATTTGGAATTTTAGTACAAGAAGCATATTAAC of the Pyxicephalus adspersus chromosome 11, UCB_Pads_2.0, whole genome shotgun sequence genome contains:
- the LOC140341153 gene encoding zona pellucida-like domain-containing protein 1; protein product: MSSAGVINLAVLVIFGLLTRNCLGLNCSSLYDRYPVNSDLTVTCGPSSILLSIIACPIQYAMFDPSALALNGKHTGNYCMGILDDKVEPPVVNFEFPINDTTQNSCGNFITIESSSGTGDFQQFSNVQTVVISGYVDTPVLTDTGLISYSTNLNYSYSCYYPLQYLLNNIELLTSSANVAVNTNNGSFISTLSMQLYADENSTTPLQFNGTALPLKKNVYVEVAAMNLTANFNVLLDECFATPSPLSTTVDKFSLLTGCLPADKTKILTNGEGKSAKFSFETFRFVEHSGLPTSTIYIHCITRLCQPETCKNYLQACNGATTTASPVARRRRAAEVAATQGTTEQVTVSSGPIVTKDTESTDQVLSLPSGSEVKQLEGTLTGLIVGLVIAIILGAALAIASFILYKMSRLRASQSEKKGVDNFTFSGK